The window ATGGGCAGTTTGCCCTCGAGGTGCGCAGCCAGTTGTTGCAGCACGTGGTTGGCGGCTTTGCGCACGGGCAGGCCGCTGAGGCCGCCTTGTTCGCCTGCGAGCGGGTGGGTGCCGAGCGGGGATTTGTCGATGGTGGTATTGGTGGCGATGATGCCGTCCATTTCGGTTTGCACCACCATATGGGCGATGTCGGCGATTTGGGCTTCATCCAAATCAGGCGCGATTTTGACCGCCAGCGGCACGTAGCGGCCATGCGCGGCGGCCAGTTGCGCCTGCTTGTTTTTCAAGGCGGTGAGTAGGGCGCTCAATTCATCGCCGCCTTGCAGAGCGCGCAGGTTTTTGGTGTTGGGCGAGGAAATGTTCACCGTGATGTAGCCGGCGTGGGCATAGGCTTTTTCAAGGCAGATCAGGTAATCGTCGGCGGCCTGTTCGATCGGGGTAGCGGCGTTTTTGCCGATATTGATGCCGAGTATGCCATTGAAACGGCTGTGTTCGATGTTTTTAATCATGGCATCAATGCCGTGGTTGTTGAAGCCCATGCGGTTAATTACCGCCTGGTGTTCAGGCACGCGGAACAGGCGCGGTTTGGGGTTGCCTTCTTGCGGGCGCGGG of the Uruburuella testudinis genome contains:
- a CDS encoding quinone-dependent dihydroorotate dehydrogenase translates to MYSLLRPLLFKLDAEQAHHLTLNGLNRAYKLGLLPAVNRQTCPTRLMGLDLPNPIGLAAGLDKNGQYIDALAALGFGFIEIGTVTPRPQEGNPKPRLFRVPEHQAVINRMGFNNHGIDAMIKNIEHSRFNGILGINIGKNAATPIEQAADDYLICLEKAYAHAGYITVNISSPNTKNLRALQGGDELSALLTALKNKQAQLAAAHGRYVPLAVKIAPDLDEAQIADIAHMVVQTEMDGIIATNTTIDKSPLGTHPLAGEQGGLSGLPVRKAANHVLQQLAAHLEGKLPIIGVGGIMTGEDAADKLRLGATAVQVYSGLVYAGTGLVKDCLAACRS